GCTCAGTACCTGAGGacgacatcacttcctgttcctgtttaCAGCAAAAAGAAAGGGCTGACCTCCACCAGGATCCAGATCTTCAAGATGTTTCCTgtaacatatacacacacacacacacacacacacatacatgcgcacacacacacacacgcacacacgcacacacacacacacacacacacacacacacacacacacacacacacacacccctttaGACACGTCCCTACATCACTCCAACAGGCTTTAGACACGTCCCTACATCACTCCAACAGGCTTTAGACACGTCCCTACATCACCGCTACAGGCTTTAGACACGTCCCTACATCACCGCTACAGGCTTTAGACACGTCCCTACATCACCGCTACAGGCTTTAGACACGTCCCTACATCACCGCTACAGGCTTTAGACACGTCCCTACATCACCGCTACAAGCTTTAGACACGTCCCTACATCACCGCTACAGGCTTTAGACACGTCCCTACATCACTCCAACAGGCTTTAGACACGTCCCTACATCACCGCTACAGGCTTTAGACACGTCCCTACATCACTCCAACAGGCTTTAGACACGTCCCTACATCACCGCTACAGGCTTTAGACACGTCCCTACATCACTCCAACAGGCTTTAGACACGTCCCTACATCACCGCTACAGGCTTTAGACACGTCCCTACATCACTCCAACAGGCTTTAGACACGTCCCTACATCACCGCTACAGGCTTTAGACACGTCCCTACATCACTCCAACAGGCTTTAGACACGTCCCTACATCACCGCTACAGGCTTTAGACACGTCCCTACATCACCGCTACATGTcaacatgtttatatttgagTGAATAAAGTAATGTTGGGTTCCTGATGTCGCTCTGCTGACGCCCCCTCAGATCATCCTCGCCATCATGCTGGTCTGGTTGCTCTGTTACATCCTCACGCTGACCAACCTGTTGCCTAGCGACCCCGAACGTTACGGACACAAAGCCCGCACCGACGCTCGCGGTGACATCATGACCTCATCACCCTGGTTCAGGATGCCCTACCCCTGTAAGACCTCGTCCAATCACAGCCTCACACCTGTCCCTGAATCGTCCAATCACAGCCTCACACCTGTCCCTGAATCGTCCAATCACAGCCTCACACCTGTCCCTGAATCGTCCAATCACAGCCTCACACCTGTCCCTGAATCGTCCAATCACAGCCTCACACCTGTCCCTGAATCGTCCAATCACAGCCTCACACCTGTCCCTGAATCGTCCAATCACAGCCTCACACCTGTCCCTGAATCGTCCAATCACAGCCTCACACCTGTCCCTGAATCGTCCAATCACAGGCTGTGGTCAGTTTAATTTTCTGCATTTACATGAAGCTTAAAGAttgatgatgaaggtggtgatggtgatggtgatggtgatggtgatgatgatgatgatgatgatgatgatggtgatggtgatggtgatggtgatgatggtgatggtgatggtgatggtgatgatgatgatgaagatgaaggtggtggtgatgaagatgatgaagatgatggtgatggtgatgatggtgatggtgatgtaggtgatgatgatggtgatgatggtgatgatgatgatgatgatgatgatgaataagatgaagatgatgatgatgatgaataagatgaagatgatgatggtgatgatggtgatgatgatgatgatgatgatgatgatgatgatgatgaataagatgaagatgatgatgatgatgatgatgatgatgatgatggagtgaAGATAATAAAACTGACTTCCTGCCTCTGCTGTCTTCGGTCCCTGATAGGCCAGTGGGGGTTGCCGGTGGTGACGGTTGCCGGGGTGTTGGGGATGATGAGCGCCACCATGGCCGGCATCGTGGAGTCGATTGGTGATTATTACGCCTGCGCCCGTCTGTCAGGAGCCGCGCCCCCCCCGGTCCACGCCATCAACAGGTGAGTCAGgatgttatattatataaagcGCCAATAACCTAAACCTACTTATATAGTTTATTTGTTATAGTGTACCGTCCTCATGGCCCCTCTGACTTCTTTATCAAACTGTGtaactagaaagaatatggtGTTCCACCAAACTACAAGATGTGGATTACTCAGGCAAGACAGAAGGTGGAGCcacctggtggtcgagtggttagagcgcatgctaAATAATCGGCCAGGGACTTAGAACCTGCTATTAAACTGAGATTTATTTACACTGTTTTATCTGCTTCAGAGGAATCTTCACTGAAGGTTTCTGCTGCATCATCGCCGGCCTTTTAGGGACAGGAAACGGCTCCACTTCCTCCAGCCCAAATATCGGTGTTCTGGGTATCACTAAGGTAATGTAGTCCACCTGTCAGGTGTTCTGGGTATCACTAAGGTAATGTAGTCCACCTGTCAGGCGTTCTGGGACTAACTAAGGTAATGTAGTCCACCTGTCAGGTGTTCTGGGACTAACTAAGGTAATGTAGTCCACCTGTCAGGCGTTCTGGGACTAACTAAGGTAATGTAGACCACCTGTCAGGCGTTCTGGGACTAACTAAGGTAATGTAGTCCACCTGTCAGGTGTTCTGGGACTAACTAAGGTAATGTAGACCACCTGTCAGGTGTTCTGGGTATCACTAAGGTAATGTAGACCACCTGTCAGGTGTTCTGGGTATCACTAAGGTAATGTAGTCCACCTGTCAGGTGTTCTGGGTATCACTAAGGTAATGTAGACCACCTGTCAGGTGTTCTGGGTATCACTAAGGTAATGTAGACCACCTGTCAGGCGTTCTGGGACTAACTAAGGTAATGTAGACCACCTGTCAGGTGTTCTGGGACTAACTAAGGTAATGTAGTCCACCTGTCAGGTGTTCTGGGTATCACTAAGGTAATGTAGTCCACCTGTCAGGTGTTCTGGGTATCACTAAGGTAATGTAGACCACCTGTCAGGTGTTCTGGGTATCACTAAGGTAATGTAGACCACCTGTCGGGTGTTCTGGGACTAACTAAGGTAATGTAGTCCACCTGTCGGGTGTTCTGGGTATCACTAAGGTAATGTAGTCCACCTGTCAGGTGTTCTGGGTATCACTAAGGTAATGTAGTCCACCTGTCAGGTGTTCTGGGACTAACTAAGGTAATGTAGACCACCTGTCGGGTGTTCTGGGTATCACTAAGGTAATGTAGTCCACCTGTCAGGCGTTCTGGGACTAACTAAGGTAATGTAGACCACCTGTCAGGTGTTCTGGGACTAACTAAGGTAATGTAGACCACCTGTCGGGTGTTCTGGGACTAACTAAGGTAATGTAGTCCACCTGTCAGGTGTTCTGGGACTAACTAAGGTAATGTAGTCCACCTGTCGGGTGTTCTGGGACTAACTAAGGTAATGTAAGGCTTCTACAGGTGATTAATTTATTAGCTGAACACCTGAGTGGAGTCATGTGACCCTGCAGTCAGGTGTTTTCAGTAGATGTTTGATTCGTTGTGCAGGTGGGCAGCAGGCGGGTGGTGCAGTACGGAGCTGGTATCATGTTCCTGTTGGGATCCGTCGGGAAGTTCACGGCTCTGTTCGCCTCGCTGCCGGATCCCATCCTCGGAGGACTGTTCTGCACCCTGTTCGGTCAGTGCTAGCCAGGTGTTCTacctgtgtgatgtcatcatcagaCAGGTGTTCTacctgtgtgatgtcatcatcagaCAGGTGTTCTacctgtgtgatgtcatcatcagaCAAGTGTTCTacctgtgtgatgtcatcatgtctcTCAGGTATGATCACACctgtatgatgtcatcatgtctcTCAGGTATGATCACAGctgtatgatgtcatcatgtctcTCAGGTATGATCACAGctgtatgatgtcatcatgtctcTCAGGTATGATCACAGctgtatgatgtcatcatgtctcTCAGGTATGATCACAGctgtatgatgtcatcatgtctcTCAGGTATGATCACACctgtatgatgtcatcatgtctcTCAGGTATGATCACACctgtatgatgtcatcatgtctcTCAGGTATGATCACACctgtatgatgtcatcatgtctcTCAGGTATGATCACAGctgtatgatgtcatcatgtctcTCAGGTATGATCACACctgtatgatgtcatcatgtctcTCAGGTATGATCACACctgtatgatgtcatcatgtctcTCAGGTATGATCACACctgtatgatgtcatcatgtctcTCAGGTATGATCACAGctgtatgatgtcatcatgtctcTCAGGTATGATCACACctgtatgatgtcatcatgtctcTCAGGTATGATCACAGCTGTGGGACTCTCCAACCTTCAGCTCGTCGATTTGAACTCATCGAGGAATCTTTTCGTTCTCGGCTTCTCGATGTTCTTCGGTCTCACGCTGCCGTCGTACCTGGACTCACACCCCCACTCCATCAGCACAGGTGTGTCCGTCCATGTAGATCTGCCACAGGTAGATCGGCTCTCTATAGATCTGTTACAGGTAGATCGGCTCTCTATAGATCTGTTACAGGTAGATCGGCCCTCTATAGATCTGTTACAGGTAGATCAGCTCTATAGACCTGCTACAGGTAGATCAGCCCTCTATAGATCTGTTACAGGTAGATCAGCTCTATAGATCTGCTACAGGTAGATCAGCCCTCTATAGATCTGCTACAGGTAGATCAGCCCTCTATAGATCTGTTACAGGTAGATCAGCTCTATAGACCTGCTACAGGTAGATCGGCTCTCTATAGATCTGTTACAGGTAGATCAGCTCTATAGATCTGTTACAGGTAGATCGGCCCTCTATAGATCTGTTACAGGTAGATCGGCTCTCTATAGATCTGTTACAGGTAGATCGGCCCTCTATAGATCTGTTACAGGTAGATCGGCTCTCTATAGATCTGTTACAGGTAGATCGGCCCTCTATAGATCTGTTACAGGTAGATCGGCTCTCTATAGATCTGTTACAGGTAGATCAGCCCTCTATAGATCTGTTACAGGTAGATCAGCTCTATAGATCTGTTACAGGTAGATCGGCTCTCTATAGATCTGCTACAGGTAGATCAGCTCTCTATAGACCTGCTACAGGTAGATCAGCTCTCTATAGATCTGTTACAGGTAGATCAGCTCTATAGATCTGCTACAGGTAGATCAGCCCTCTATAGATCTGTTACAGGTAGATCAGCTCTATAGATCTGTTACAGGTAGATCAGCTCTATAGATCTGCTACAGGTAGATCAGCCCTCTATAGATCTGTTACAGGTAGATCAGCTCTATAGATCTGTTACAGGTAGATCAGCCCTCTATAGACCTGCTACAGGTAGATCAGCCCTCTATAGATCTGTTACAGGTAGATCAGCCCTCTATAGATCTGTTACAGGTAGATCGGCTCTATAGATCTGTTACAGGTAGATCGGCTCTATAGATCTGTTACAGGTAGATCAGCTCTATAGATCTGTTACAGGTAGATCGGCCCTCTATAGATCTGTTACAGGTAGATCAGCCCTCTATAGATCTGTTACAGGTAGATCGGCCCTCTATAGATCTGTTACAGGTAGATCAGCCCTCTATAGATCTGTTACAGGTAGATCAGCCCTCTATAGATCTGTTACAGGTAGATCGGCTCTATAGATCTGTTACAGGTAGATCAGCTCTATAGATCTGTTACAGGTAGATCGGCCCTCTTTAGATCTGTTACAGGTAGATCGGCTCTCTATAGATCTGTTACAGGTAGATCAGCTCTCTATAGATCTGTTACAGGTAGATCAGCCCTCTATAGATCTGTTACAGGTAGATCGGCCCTCTATAGACCTGCTACAGGTAGATCAGCTCTCTATAGATCTGTTACAGGTAGATCAGCCCTCTATAGATCTGTTACAGGTAGATCAGCTCTATAGATCTGTTACAGGTAGATCGGCCCTCTATAGATCTGTTACAGGTAGATCAGCTCTATAGATCTGTTACAGGTAGATCGGCTCTCTATAGATCTGTTACAGGTAGATTGGCCCTCTATAGATCTGTTACAGGTAGATCAGCTCTATAGATCTGTTACAGGTAGATCAGCCCTCTATAGATCTGCTACAGGTAGATCAGCCCTCTATAGATCTGCTACAGGTAGATCGGCTCTCTATAGATCTGCTACAGGTAGATCAGCCCTCTATAGATCTGTTACAGGTAGATCAGCCCTCTATAGATCTGTTACAGGTAGATCAGCTCTATAGATCTGTTACAGGTAGATCAGCTCTATAGATCTGCTACAGGTAGATCAGCCCTCTATAGATCTGTTACAGGTAGATCAGCCCTCTATAGATCTGTTACAGGTAGATCAGCTCTATAGATCTGTTACAGGTAGATCAGCCCTCTATAGATCTGTTACAGGTAGATCAGCCCTCTATAGATCTGCTACAGGTAGATCAGCTCTCTATAGATCTGTTACAGGTAGATCAGCTCTCTATAGATCTGTTACAGGTAGATCAGCCCTCTATAGATCTGTTACAGGTAGATCAGCCCTCTATAGATCTGCTACAGGTAGATCAGCCCTCTATAGATCTGTTACAGGTAGATCAGCCCTCTATAGATCTGTTACAGGTAGATCAGCCCTCTATAGATCTGCTACAGGTAGATCAGCCCTCTATAGATCTGTTACAGGTAGATCAGCTCTCTATAGATCATGTGATGTTTTGCAGGTGTCGCAGAGCTGGATCAGATCCTGACGGTTCTTCTGTCCACTGAGATGTTTGTTGGAGGTTTTCTTGCTTTCTGCCTCGACAACACGATaccaggtcacacacacacacacacacacacacacacacacacacacacacacacacacacacacacacacaggtttctcTTGATGTTAAAGTGATCGGATGTCTTCGTTCCTCATGACGTCTTCatcttttctcctctgtgtgtcttcAGGAACTCGGCAGGAGCGCGGTCTGGTGGAGTGGAAatcttcctcctcgtcttcctcctcgtACGACTTCCCTGTGGGGATGGGCGTGGTGAGGAGGACTCGCTGGCTGCAGCGTCTTCCCATCAGCCCCTCCTTCAGGGGCTGGAAGGCATCTGATGACCTGCCCCCccctgaggaggaagaggaggaggagcgaggaagaggaggaggggaggatgaagaggaagaggaagctgCTGACATCAGTACCAAGGTGTGACTGTGATGTCATCCAACTTCCTGTGAAGCATGTGAAACGTTTTCGGGACGTTTTGCTTTTAGACTTCGATTAAATCCGTGTGAACCAATCAGGAGGGCCgttcacagtgatgtcacacctTAAATAGAATTGAAACACAGGGGAGGGTTTCTGCCTCtgtaaccatggaaacacaAAGTGCTGTAAATTACTCAGGAAACAGTTCAAGTTcttactttaatttattttattttatatttatagaaaTGACAAAACACTCGTGTGTCAAAATTGTGCAAAAGTGTATAAAACAAACTCACATTTATTATAACAGGTTTAAACTCTTCAAGTGAGGCTGAAAACCTTCAGTTATTATTAAAGTGAATTGAGGTGAAAagtgttaaaattaaaatagcAAACAAAGAAGTTAAAACACTGAAACTCTGAATTCACCTTTTTCAtcagatttatatatatataaatctgttatatatatatatataaatctgttatatatatatataaatctgttatatatatatatataaatctgtTATATACCTCTAAATACAAAGCTCAGTCACTGGGCAACATGCACACGTTTCATTTCACACCTTTAAACACCTGTTTTCATATCacttcacctgtcaatcaaacagcggatcagctgtcaatcaaacagcgGATCAGCTGTCAAAGAAACAGCggatcacctgtcaatcaaacagcggataagctgtcaatcaaacagcggatcagctgtcaatcaaacagcggatcacctgtcaatcaaacagcggataagctgtcaatcaaacagcggatcagctgtcaatcaaacagcggatcagctgtcaatcaaacagcggataagctgtcaatcaaacagcggatcagctgtcaatcaaacagcggatcacctgtcaatcaaacagcggatcacctgtcaatcaaacatcagatcagctgtcaatcaaacagcagatcacctgtcaatcaaacagcggatcagctgtcaatcaaacagcagATCAGCTGTGCAGCGTCTGTCATTCATCACATGGACCTTTAAATCTAAAGCAAGGATAAAATTAAAAGAATATTAAGAGCAAAATAATATTGACTCCaaacttaaaataatgataagTGAATAAAtcaatgttacatttttaaatgtgtttgattaTCATCTTACAGAGCAAACAGTGTTTTATCTCTCAGCTTATATTTCACCATCACGCCTGGTCTGGTTTATTAATTCCAGTTAATGtgcaggaagtgtgtgtgtgtcggttttgtgtgtttttgtgtgtttgtgtgtttttgtgtgtttgtgtgtttttgtgtgtttgtgtgtttttgtgtgtttgtgtgtgtttgtgtgtgttatgaatCTGGCCTCAGGTGTGAATAACTTCTAAcacattaaatgttaaaatgctggGGGCCAGTACAGTCGAGTTCATGTATAACAGAATCTCATCTACATAACGACAGAATGACACAGGTGAAATATTAAAGGCACTGAAAATAAACTGGGAACCAGTACAGACGCCTGGGAACCAGAACAGACGCCTGGGAACCAGAACAGACGCCTGTGAACCAGTACAGACGCCTGGGAACCAGAACAGACGCCTGGGAACCAGAACAGACGCCTGGGAACCAGAACAGACGCCTTCGGAACCAGTACAGACGCCTGTGAACCAGTACAGACGCCTGGGAACCAGTACAGACGCCTGGGAACCAGTACAGACGCCTGGGAACCAGTACAGACGCCTGGGAACCAGAACAGACGCCTGGGAACCAGAACAGACGCCTGGGAACCAGTACAGACGCCTGGGAACCAGTACAGACGCCTGGGAACCAGAACAGACGCCTGGGAACCAGA
This Scomber scombrus chromosome 14, fScoSco1.1, whole genome shotgun sequence DNA region includes the following protein-coding sequences:
- the slc23a1 gene encoding solute carrier family 23 member 1 — encoded protein: MRSKLEEQTATGKQEHTGTGKQVILEVRDRRSVTEETRIKAGRVETRDSELKSSNENVSLGSSANQRPPCLLAMCEEECELTTEEEKPTEEEIYGNWTLPLNTSHIWQPRMREIQGAIIVSSAVELVIGLCGLPGLLLEYIGPLTITPTVSLIGLSVFNTAADRAGTHWGVSALCILLIVLFAQYLRTTSLPVPVYSKKKGLTSTRIQIFKMFPIILAIMLVWLLCYILTLTNLLPSDPERYGHKARTDARGDIMTSSPWFRMPYPCQWGLPVVTVAGVLGMMSATMAGIVESIGDYYACARLSGAAPPPVHAINRGIFTEGFCCIIAGLLGTGNGSTSSSPNIGVLGITKVGSRRVVQYGAGIMFLLGSVGKFTALFASLPDPILGGLFCTLFGMITAVGLSNLQLVDLNSSRNLFVLGFSMFFGLTLPSYLDSHPHSISTGVAELDQILTVLLSTEMFVGGFLAFCLDNTIPGTRQERGLVEWKSSSSSSSSYDFPVGMGVVRRTRWLQRLPISPSFRGWKASDDLPPPEEEEEEERGRGGGEDEEEEEAADISTKNDTGEILKALKINWEPVQTPGNQNRRLGTRTDACEPVQTPGNQNRRLGTRTDAWEPEQTPSEPVQTPVNQYRRLGTSTDAWEPVQTPGNQYRRLGTRTDAWEPEQTPGNQYRRLGTSTDAWEPEQTPGNQNRRLGTRTDAWEPEQTPSEPVQTPVNQYRRLGTNAWEPVQTPGNQYRRLGTSTDAWEPEQTPGNQNRRLGTSRDAWEPVQTPGNQNRRLGTSRDACEPVQTPGNQYRRLGTSTDACEPEQTPVNQYRRL